In Alteromonas mediterranea DE, a single genomic region encodes these proteins:
- a CDS encoding helix-turn-helix transcriptional regulator, giving the protein MKDKVITSLLLLIMFLNFRDVMVDLSLNVPTSHIIEESMIVLLAGLMAVYLIFDMRKRTRKTKLLLAELNTATARLSSMNNKLRNVKAQYLHEVENQFNDWSLTPSEKEVALFMLKGLSTQEIAAARNTKEKTVRQQASAVYAKSQLEGRYALAAWFFEDILQQEDKAA; this is encoded by the coding sequence ATGAAAGATAAAGTAATTACTAGCCTTTTATTGCTCATCATGTTTTTAAACTTCAGAGATGTCATGGTCGATTTGTCACTGAATGTGCCTACTTCACACATTATCGAAGAATCGATGATTGTGTTACTTGCGGGTTTGATGGCTGTCTATCTTATCTTTGATATGCGTAAACGCACCCGAAAAACAAAGCTGTTACTCGCCGAGCTCAATACCGCCACTGCACGATTGAGCTCTATGAATAACAAGCTGCGAAATGTGAAAGCGCAATACTTGCACGAGGTCGAAAATCAGTTCAATGATTGGAGCTTAACCCCGAGCGAAAAAGAGGTAGCCTTATTCATGTTAAAAGGCTTAAGCACGCAAGAAATTGCAGCGGCAAGAAATACAAAAGAGAAAACCGTTAGACAACAAGCATCGGCAGTTTACGCAAAGTCTCAACTTGAAGGGCGCTATGCACTAGCCGCTTGGTTTTTTGAAGATATTCTTCAACAAGAAGATAAAGCGGCATAG
- a CDS encoding MBL fold metallo-hydrolase — protein sequence MNIEITSFLDNDSETFTYVVEDKASSKAVIIDPVLDFDYSAGRVHTASAQKIADFVDERGLLVEWVLETHAHADHLSAAPFFKRKYNAQIGIGARITEVQKIFKALFNLEKEFLPNGAQFDRLFEEGDTLEVGNMRFEVMHVPGHTPADIAYLLNNESVFVGDTMFMPDVGTARCDFPGGSATTLYDSIHRILALPEETNIYVCHDYPTKHRTHESKVTVGEQREYNIHVKDGVSKDEFVKMRETRDATLSMPRLILPSIQVNVRAGELPPPESNDVSYIKVPINQL from the coding sequence ATGAATATTGAAATTACTTCATTCTTAGATAATGACAGTGAAACTTTTACCTATGTAGTCGAAGATAAAGCTTCTTCAAAAGCGGTAATCATCGACCCTGTATTAGATTTTGACTATAGCGCGGGCCGCGTACATACCGCCAGTGCACAGAAAATTGCAGACTTTGTAGATGAACGAGGCTTGTTAGTAGAATGGGTTTTGGAAACCCATGCCCATGCTGATCACTTATCAGCCGCACCATTTTTCAAACGCAAATATAACGCGCAAATTGGTATAGGCGCGCGCATTACTGAAGTACAGAAAATATTTAAAGCGCTGTTTAATTTAGAGAAAGAGTTTCTGCCTAACGGTGCTCAGTTCGATAGATTATTTGAAGAGGGTGACACTCTTGAAGTGGGTAACATGCGCTTTGAGGTTATGCATGTACCTGGGCACACACCAGCAGATATTGCCTACTTACTTAATAACGAATCGGTATTTGTAGGTGACACAATGTTTATGCCTGATGTAGGCACCGCACGATGTGATTTCCCTGGTGGCAGTGCAACTACCCTGTACGATTCAATACATCGCATTTTGGCATTACCTGAAGAAACCAATATCTACGTTTGCCATGATTACCCTACAAAACACCGCACTCATGAAAGCAAAGTAACGGTTGGCGAGCAGCGCGAATACAACATTCACGTTAAAGATGGCGTTTCAAAGGATGAATTTGTAAAAATGCGTGAAACTCGAGATGCGACTTTAAGTATGCCTAGACTCATTTTGCCTTCTATTCAAGTTAACGTGAGAGCAGGCGAGTTACCACCACCAGAGAGCAATGACGTTAGCTACATCAAAGTACCCATTAACCAACTGTGA
- a CDS encoding cytochrome ubiquinol oxidase subunit I: MELDPLVLSRIQFAFVVCFHAIFPVFTIGLASTIAGFETLYFKTENPIWQRLSKFWIQVFAVVFGIGVVSGIVMSFQFGTNWSNFSYATANFLGPVLSYEVITAFFLEAAFLGVLLFGREKVPQGVHLFAAIMVATGTFISSFWILSANSLLQTPDGLELIDGIYHVKSWADALFTASFGYRFTHMALASFLTAALVVAGVSAWFILQKRELEANKKALSVALWFLLFLAPLQTVIGDFHGLNTMKHQPTKVAAMEGNWETSTGVPLLLFAIPDKEAQTNHFELKIPKLASFILTHDWDGEVPGLKAVPKEEQPPVFVVFWSFRVMVGLGLLMVLFGVWGLVYRKGGKIYTSPVFLQGLRLMSISPFFAVLAGWIVTEAGRAPWLIYGQMTHAEGLTPSLTGGMALFSLIGYVVVYALVFSAGIYYLLKVFKGGLEKANASHEMDEVERPARPFSAGHVAIDGDL; the protein is encoded by the coding sequence ATGGAATTAGATCCTCTCGTACTGTCGAGAATACAGTTTGCATTTGTGGTGTGTTTCCATGCCATATTCCCAGTGTTTACTATTGGTCTGGCGAGTACCATCGCGGGATTTGAAACACTTTATTTTAAGACTGAAAACCCAATTTGGCAACGTTTGTCAAAATTTTGGATACAGGTTTTCGCCGTTGTTTTCGGCATAGGCGTGGTTTCCGGTATTGTTATGTCGTTCCAGTTTGGCACAAACTGGAGTAACTTCTCGTATGCCACGGCTAACTTTTTAGGGCCTGTGCTAAGTTACGAAGTCATTACGGCTTTCTTCCTAGAAGCGGCGTTTCTTGGCGTTCTACTTTTTGGTCGAGAAAAAGTACCGCAAGGGGTACACCTTTTTGCCGCTATCATGGTGGCAACAGGAACGTTTATCTCTTCATTTTGGATATTGTCAGCCAACTCACTGCTGCAAACCCCAGACGGCTTGGAGCTTATCGACGGCATTTACCACGTAAAATCTTGGGCTGATGCACTATTCACAGCATCTTTCGGATATCGCTTTACGCACATGGCCTTAGCTTCATTCCTTACTGCCGCGCTCGTTGTAGCAGGCGTTAGTGCATGGTTCATTTTGCAAAAACGTGAACTAGAAGCGAATAAAAAAGCGCTGTCTGTAGCGTTATGGTTCTTATTGTTCCTTGCTCCACTTCAAACGGTTATTGGAGACTTCCACGGTTTAAACACCATGAAACACCAGCCTACAAAAGTTGCGGCGATGGAAGGTAACTGGGAGACAAGTACAGGTGTTCCTCTACTGCTTTTTGCTATTCCAGACAAAGAAGCACAAACCAATCATTTTGAATTGAAAATTCCTAAGTTAGCCAGCTTCATACTCACTCACGACTGGGATGGTGAAGTGCCGGGGTTAAAGGCGGTACCTAAAGAGGAACAACCTCCTGTGTTTGTTGTGTTTTGGTCGTTCAGGGTCATGGTTGGACTTGGATTGCTGATGGTATTGTTCGGCGTATGGGGGCTTGTATACAGGAAAGGCGGCAAAATTTATACATCGCCCGTTTTCTTACAAGGCCTTAGATTGATGAGCATAAGCCCGTTCTTTGCGGTACTGGCAGGCTGGATTGTCACTGAGGCTGGAAGAGCACCTTGGCTTATATACGGCCAAATGACTCATGCAGAAGGGTTAACGCCTTCGCTGACCGGTGGCATGGCACTGTTCTCGTTAATTGGATATGTAGTGGTATATGCTTTGGTATTCAGCGCTGGTATTTACTACTTGCTTAAGGTGTTCAAAGGCGGCCTAGAAAAAGCAAACGCCTCTCATGAAATGGATGAAGTAGAACGTCCAGCTCGCCCATTTTCTGCTGGCCACGTGGCTATTGATGGAGACTTATAA
- a CDS encoding TlpA disulfide reductase family protein: MSISIGPIALTVDSLLTIVSVISLWLLTAFFTRKASYKSFATDTLFYSLFTGLFAARVAFVIAMWEVYQHDWLSAIDIRDGGFNQSIGWFAGVCIMLFRSKKYSQLFSIYIKSAAITAVAVFPFFVFNSMLSNQRTIETINVYNADGTPIELVLNNNKPTVINFWASWCPPCRREMPMLEYAQKNDVNIEYIFVNQGEAPSKVRQFLGKQKIDLKNTYFDFTGSTAKELGAFGLPTTLFFNAGGKLVDSHMGELSEASLQYYLDPLRKKAINSSD, encoded by the coding sequence ATGAGTATTTCAATAGGCCCAATTGCCCTAACAGTTGACTCTCTTCTAACTATAGTAAGTGTTATTTCACTATGGTTGCTAACTGCTTTTTTCACTCGCAAGGCATCATACAAATCGTTTGCTACTGATACCTTATTTTATAGTTTATTTACAGGGTTGTTCGCCGCTAGAGTCGCGTTTGTTATTGCCATGTGGGAGGTGTACCAGCACGACTGGCTATCAGCAATTGATATACGAGACGGTGGTTTTAACCAATCAATAGGTTGGTTTGCAGGGGTGTGCATCATGTTATTTAGAAGCAAAAAGTACAGCCAACTGTTTTCTATATACATAAAATCGGCAGCTATTACGGCTGTTGCAGTTTTCCCTTTTTTTGTTTTTAACTCAATGCTAAGCAATCAAAGAACGATTGAAACTATCAACGTTTACAATGCTGACGGTACACCCATCGAGTTAGTTTTAAACAATAACAAGCCTACCGTTATAAACTTTTGGGCGTCGTGGTGCCCGCCTTGTAGGCGAGAAATGCCAATGTTGGAATACGCGCAAAAAAACGATGTAAACATAGAGTATATTTTTGTAAATCAGGGAGAAGCGCCGAGTAAAGTACGACAATTTTTGGGCAAACAAAAAATTGATTTGAAAAATACATATTTTGATTTTACTGGCAGCACAGCAAAAGAGTTAGGCGCCTTCGGGCTTCCCACCACCTTATTTTTTAATGCCGGCGGTAAATTGGTTGACAGCCATATGGGCGAATTGTCCGAGGCAAGCCTTCAATATTACTTAGACCCCTTACGAAAAAAAGCTATCAACAGCAGTGATTAA
- the cydB gene encoding cytochrome d ubiquinol oxidase subunit II, producing the protein MEPTFDLTLIWAGIIGFGIMMYVLMDGFDLGQGILYPFAPDEQARDKMMNSVAPVWDGNETWLVLGGAGLLAAFPLVYSVFLPALYIGVFLMLAGLIFRGVAFEFRFKAKTSKYLWSWSFSVGSFVASFAQGAVVGAYIQGFETEGFVYSGGPLDWLTPFTVLTGLGLVVGYALLGSTWLIMKTDGAVQQWAYKITPKLLIALLVVFGVVSFYTPYVDSTAMVRWFEGFSIIWALPVLVLWCAYVVFRSVKKQQDGMPFVATMGIFLFSYLGLLVSKWPYIVPPNFTIYDAASSYNSQLFLLLGFLFVIPIVLAYTSWTYWVFRGKVGDAGYH; encoded by the coding sequence ATGGAACCAACATTTGATTTGACCTTAATTTGGGCTGGCATCATTGGTTTCGGGATCATGATGTACGTGCTAATGGATGGCTTTGACTTAGGCCAAGGCATTTTGTACCCCTTCGCACCCGACGAACAAGCACGTGATAAAATGATGAACTCTGTCGCCCCTGTGTGGGATGGCAACGAGACTTGGCTTGTTTTGGGAGGCGCAGGGTTGCTTGCGGCCTTCCCTCTGGTTTACTCAGTCTTTTTACCGGCCCTTTATATTGGCGTATTTTTAATGCTGGCTGGCCTCATATTCAGAGGCGTTGCATTTGAATTCAGGTTTAAAGCAAAAACGTCAAAATACCTATGGAGCTGGTCATTTTCTGTAGGTTCATTTGTTGCCTCTTTTGCACAGGGTGCGGTAGTAGGCGCTTACATTCAAGGTTTTGAAACTGAAGGTTTTGTTTACTCAGGTGGCCCCCTTGATTGGTTAACGCCGTTTACCGTATTAACAGGTCTTGGTCTTGTTGTAGGCTATGCGCTTCTTGGCAGCACTTGGCTTATCATGAAAACAGACGGTGCGGTACAACAATGGGCATATAAAATTACGCCTAAATTGCTTATCGCATTGCTTGTTGTATTTGGTGTAGTGTCTTTCTATACGCCTTATGTAGATAGCACAGCAATGGTCAGATGGTTTGAAGGTTTTAGTATTATTTGGGCACTTCCGGTATTGGTATTATGGTGTGCCTATGTAGTATTTCGTTCGGTTAAAAAGCAACAAGATGGTATGCCTTTCGTTGCCACAATGGGTATATTCTTGTTCAGCTACCTTGGTTTATTAGTTAGTAAATGGCCTTACATTGTTCCACCAAACTTTACTATTTACGACGCCGCGTCTTCTTATAATTCACAACTTTTCTTGTTGTTGGGCTTCTTATTTGTTATTCCCATTGTATTAGCCTACACCAGCTGGACTTATTGGGTATTTAGAGGAAAAGTAGGCGACGCTGGTTATCATTAA
- a CDS encoding peroxiredoxin: protein MTTEIQNNVTFPQLNRPAPDFCAKTTHGQKSLSDYKGKWLVLFSHPADFTPVCTTEFIGFANAADKFASLNTELLGLSIDSTHSHIAWVRNIKEKFGVTIPFPIIADLSMEVAKAYGMVQPGASDTSAVRATFIIDPEGILRAMVYYPMSNGRAINEFVRLVEALQTSDANSCATPENWKVGDEVIVPPPHTIEDAEGRESAGYNYVDWYFCKKAL, encoded by the coding sequence ATGACGACAGAAATTCAAAACAACGTAACTTTCCCGCAACTTAACCGCCCTGCACCTGACTTTTGTGCTAAGACAACGCACGGTCAAAAGTCACTTTCTGATTACAAAGGCAAGTGGTTGGTACTTTTCTCTCACCCTGCTGATTTCACGCCAGTATGTACTACTGAATTCATCGGTTTTGCTAATGCGGCTGACAAGTTTGCTTCACTTAATACTGAGCTACTTGGCCTTTCTATCGACAGCACGCATTCGCACATTGCTTGGGTTCGCAACATTAAAGAGAAGTTTGGCGTAACTATTCCTTTCCCAATCATTGCTGATTTGTCGATGGAAGTAGCGAAGGCTTACGGCATGGTTCAGCCTGGAGCGAGCGACACGTCTGCGGTTCGAGCAACTTTCATTATCGACCCAGAAGGTATTCTTCGCGCTATGGTTTATTACCCAATGAGCAATGGCCGAGCAATTAATGAATTCGTAAGATTGGTTGAAGCACTACAAACCAGCGATGCAAACAGCTGTGCTACCCCTGAAAACTGGAAGGTTGGTGATGAAGTTATTGTTCCACCTCCTCACACTATCGAAGATGCTGAAGGTCGTGAGTCTGCGGGCTACAACTATGTCGACTGGTACTTCTGTAAAAAAGCGCTGTAA
- a CDS encoding rhodanese-like domain-containing protein, whose amino-acid sequence MKTPKVFISEVKAAVEEVTVDDLMVALTQPDVILIDVRESEEYQHGHINGSVNFPRGMLEAKICSHPLLAHHCEEQDAINDLAQRSVYLICKTGGRSALAAKSLTDMGHKYVFSVAGGMDEWQRKQLTLSH is encoded by the coding sequence ATGAAAACACCAAAAGTATTCATTAGCGAAGTGAAAGCTGCGGTTGAGGAAGTAACGGTAGACGATTTAATGGTGGCACTAACCCAACCGGACGTTATTTTGATTGATGTTAGGGAAAGTGAGGAATACCAACACGGTCACATTAATGGCTCGGTGAACTTTCCTAGAGGCATGCTTGAAGCAAAAATATGTAGCCACCCACTTCTTGCACACCACTGCGAGGAGCAGGATGCGATTAATGACCTAGCACAGCGCAGTGTTTACCTAATTTGTAAGACAGGCGGCCGGTCTGCGTTGGCGGCTAAATCGTTAACTGATATGGGCCATAAGTATGTATTTTCTGTTGCCGGAGGTATGGATGAGTGGCAACGTAAACAACTGACATTAAGCCATTAA